The sequence TACTTGATCAACTAACTTGGGAAGCTAATGGCGTAGCTTCTTCTAAGTCTTGTAAAAACGTCACAAAAAGATACAAACCGGTTAAGGCTGCGTTCTGCTGTCAGTTTCtcagcaaatatttattttgactttttctttccgTTGTAAAGGttgaaatgcaacaaaaaaaagttcatgaGACTTAAAAAAGGTTGACCGCAAGTGGCCTTCTCAACTTCTTACTTTCCAGATGACGTTTTGCAGAAAAGCAGAAGCTGCTCCGCAGTCtgtcagcagaaaaaaaaaaaaaaaaaaaacacgagtggCACCACCACTTACTTCTTATTCCTCTTGAAGTGCTCATTTGCTCCACGTGACTCTCACGCTCTTTTCCTGTTCGTCGTCACAGATCGAGCGGTCGGAGGTGAGCGGTTTGGGCCCATCTCCGCCCGCGGTCGACTCTGCGTCGGAGGATGCGACTGCGGATCCTCAGCGTACCAAGCAGGCCATCGGCCAGCTGCAGCAGAAGATCCTCAAACTCACCGAACAGATCAAGATCGAGCAGACGGCCCGAGACGACAATGTTGCTGAGTACCTCAAACTGGCCAACAATGCTGACAAACAGCAAAGCGCTCGCATTAAGCAGGTAGAATTAAGTCCGCAAACCAGATCagatttaatattaaaatgtcgaatcatggttttatgaatcggtATCAGGCTCGAAAAGGTCAATTGATTCAATGTTGActattcaatttttattttttattttatttttaacccagaCCTATTTGAAATATCGTTGTGGCCGGCAGGTCTTTGAGAAAAAGAACCAGAAGTCGGCGCAGAGCATCCAGCAGCTGCAGAGGAAACTGGACCACTACCACCGCAAGCTGCGTGAAGCGGAGCACAACGGAATCCCTCGGCAACCCAAGGACGTCCTCCGGGACATGCAGCAAGGCTTGAAGGACGTGGGCGCCAAAGTGACGGGCTTCAGCGAGGGCGTGGTGGACAGCGTCAAGGGAGGTCTGTCCAGCTTCTCGCATGCCACGCACTCGGCCGCCGGGGCCGTGGCCTCCAAACCGCGGGAGATCGCCTCGCTCATCCGAAACAAATTCGGCAGCGCCGACAACATCGCGTCTCTCAAAGACTCGCTGGACGAGCCCTCGGGTGAGGAAGgcgtgggcgtcgccggccaTCACTTTCAGTCCAGTCCCAAGTACGGCAGCGAGGACGACTGCTCCAGCGCCACGTCCGGCTCGGCGGGGGCCAACAGCACGGCGGGGGCCCCCGGCGGCCCCCCCAGCTCCAGGGGGAACACGCTGGAGAGGGCCCACGTCTCCGGCCTGGACCTGTTGCTACAGGAGGTCCGGGAGCTGAGGGAGGGCCAGGCCAGGCTGGAGGAGAGTCTGGATGACTTGAAGAGTCACTATCAGCGAGACTACACGCTCGTCATGCAGGCGCTGCAGGAGGAGCGCTTCAGGTAAGTGCCTTGCTGGAGACGACATGCCGCAGGGCTCCGCTCAAGTcctggttcagtgaaaaacctCCACTTCTCGTCTTAGTCCTGCTTCATTTGCAGCATTACTTAACTTTTAAGGTTGTTTTCCAGTTTTTAGGTCACCTGACCTGAGTgacctatccatccatcatcatctgTTATCAGTGAGCATttgtattttgaatttaaaCTGAAAAACGTGACAAGAATGTGGAGCACTTGTCCCTGaccactgacctgaatatatgacttggatagccgatagcccatacacgccccccgtacaagccattgaagtcgcagggcagccatcttgctcctccttGCAAACAGACTACTGTCTAAACTATTTGTCACGGGTGgccaagtttggtcctcgagaggccctatccagcctgttttccatgtttctctcaactaacacacctgattcatgatcaggatcgttatcaggcttctgcaaaccttgctgattagctggtcactagattcagctgcgctgaaggagggagacatgcgtacagatgagacatatacagtacagctcgtaggcagttagtataaggccgggggCGGggtggtcactttttttttttttttttttatcaagtaataataaaaaattaaaaaaactagtGGTATgtactgctttgaagaccccctttttcttttattgctcagttccttagaccccaatattagatttggtagaggcatcttttgttgaactacagttataattctttaattataaaaaaatgtttcttcctGTAAACacaattaagcatataatttatacatttatttaaggcaagttgtaaaatgtctgaagtcctcttgttaatgtttaataaatttaaaacaccataaatcatgctgtttctactaactccaattttgatactgtaagTGTACAAGATCGTCCGCCGAGgaacatttcttgggaggaccaatatggcggcctcgagacttcaaaagtcttggcctatcggctatccaggcttatattcagatcagtggcccTAACACtgttatttttccccatcatTTTGAATTCCAAGATGGCCGGCAAGCTCAGCTGACTTTAGATTTTTTGGAGTGCCACT is a genomic window of Festucalex cinctus isolate MCC-2025b chromosome 2, RoL_Fcin_1.0, whole genome shotgun sequence containing:
- the tmcc1a gene encoding transmembrane and coiled-coil domains protein 1 isoform X1 codes for the protein MRRGSSLQSRRSKGSGSGSGDRDPLLRGSPRGPHRRYTHDPQHHVSRPRTFSAAETAPSSPAPGCATGDAVLSSGYQSTDEADRIERSEVSGLGPSPPAVDSASEDATADPQRTKQAIGQLQQKILKLTEQIKIEQTARDDNVAEYLKLANNADKQQSARIKQVFEKKNQKSAQSIQQLQRKLDHYHRKLREAEHNGIPRQPKDVLRDMQQGLKDVGAKVTGFSEGVVDSVKGGLSSFSHATHSAAGAVASKPREIASLIRNKFGSADNIASLKDSLDEPSGEEGVGVAGHHFQSSPKYGSEDDCSSATSGSAGANSTAGAPGGPPSSRGNTLERAHVSGLDLLLQEVRELREGQARLEESLDDLKSHYQRDYTLVMQALQEERFRCERLEEQLNDLTELHQNEILNLKQELASMEEKIAYQSYERARDIQEALEACQTRISKMELQQQQQQVVQLEGLENATARTLLGKLINVLLALMAVLLVFVSTVANCVVPLMKTRSRSLSTLLLLILSAFLWRNWDALSGYAQQALRPPG
- the tmcc1a gene encoding transmembrane and coiled-coil domains protein 1 isoform X2 → MEVILNLVTADASPPSSPITIERSEVSGLGPSPPAVDSASEDATADPQRTKQAIGQLQQKILKLTEQIKIEQTARDDNVAEYLKLANNADKQQSARIKQVFEKKNQKSAQSIQQLQRKLDHYHRKLREAEHNGIPRQPKDVLRDMQQGLKDVGAKVTGFSEGVVDSVKGGLSSFSHATHSAAGAVASKPREIASLIRNKFGSADNIASLKDSLDEPSGEEGVGVAGHHFQSSPKYGSEDDCSSATSGSAGANSTAGAPGGPPSSRGNTLERAHVSGLDLLLQEVRELREGQARLEESLDDLKSHYQRDYTLVMQALQEERFRCERLEEQLNDLTELHQNEILNLKQELASMEEKIAYQSYERARDIQEALEACQTRISKMELQQQQQQVVQLEGLENATARTLLGKLINVLLALMAVLLVFVSTVANCVVPLMKTRSRSLSTLLLLILSAFLWRNWDALSGYAQQALRPPG
- the tmcc1a gene encoding transmembrane and coiled-coil domains protein 1 isoform X3, coding for MHWEQLLRLGNGKIERSEVSGLGPSPPAVDSASEDATADPQRTKQAIGQLQQKILKLTEQIKIEQTARDDNVAEYLKLANNADKQQSARIKQVFEKKNQKSAQSIQQLQRKLDHYHRKLREAEHNGIPRQPKDVLRDMQQGLKDVGAKVTGFSEGVVDSVKGGLSSFSHATHSAAGAVASKPREIASLIRNKFGSADNIASLKDSLDEPSGEEGVGVAGHHFQSSPKYGSEDDCSSATSGSAGANSTAGAPGGPPSSRGNTLERAHVSGLDLLLQEVRELREGQARLEESLDDLKSHYQRDYTLVMQALQEERFRCERLEEQLNDLTELHQNEILNLKQELASMEEKIAYQSYERARDIQEALEACQTRISKMELQQQQQQVVQLEGLENATARTLLGKLINVLLALMAVLLVFVSTVANCVVPLMKTRSRSLSTLLLLILSAFLWRNWDALSGYAQQALRPPG